The Nitrospira sp. genome segment CAATGCCACGGAGCGACCGGCAAGGGCGACGGGCCGGCTGCGGCCACGATCGAGCCGAAACCCGCGATCCATGCCAACATCAACTTCAGCGAGGTGCCGACTGAGTATCTGTACAACATGATCAATCACGGCGGGGCGGCGATGGGCAAGTCCGCCAATATGCCCTACTGGGGACATACCATCGGACAGCAGGGCGTGGCCGATGTCATGGCCTATTTGAAAACGACATTCAAAGGGCCGAAGTAGCAGGTTGTTGATAAAGGCTGCCAGCGGCGTTCTCGCAGCGCTCAGAGACTCAACGTACCGCAGAGAGTACGCTTCGTCTCTTCGCTTGCTGCGGCCTTGCTGGACCGCCTTTCTGAACAACCTGCGTGAGACCTAGGACTTCGTGAGGCGTGAATAACGTCTGCGGGATGCGCACGGCGAGTGAGAAAGGGGCAATTGATGGCGACGTTTATTATTTCTGGCAGCCGAGGCACGGATGATCCTACGATGGCGACACTCCCGTTTGTCGCGGCAAAAGCGGCCAAAGAGCAGGGACACGACGTGGTGCTCTGGCTCTGGAACGAAGCGGTGACGCTGGGACGGAAGGGTACGGCCGATCATGTTCATGGTGTGAATCTAACACCGCTAAAAGACTTGCTTGCCGGGGTACAAGCTGCAAATATTCCCATATGGGTCTGCGGCGCCTGTGCGGTGGCGAGGCAAATCGGTGGAGCTGATCTGGTCGCAGGTGCATCAATCAAGGGGATGCCCGACTATATCAAGGCTGTAGCCGAGCGTGATCGCAGTGTCGTGTTCTAATTCGTGGATTGAGTCTAACGCGGGGGGATGTCATGGCTGGTGAAGACGAGTCGGCCGGTAAATCGGAGAATAGAAAAGTGAGTCGAGCTGATCGGGATGCCGAGGCGATTGCCGGTAACGATGGCGAGTTGCTGGCCGATGAACTGGAAGCCATTCCGACAGCGATCCCCCAGCAGGGCGACGGCTACCGTCAGGCACAGAGCAAGGCCGTCGATCAGGTCGCGTATGCCATCGGTGTCGCCGGGCATGCGTTGACGGATGACGACTTGATTCGCATCAACACCCGCAGGGGGTTGTTGACGCTCCTGAAGCGGAAAGAAGTGGATCTGGAGGAAGTCCGCAAGACGTTGCTCTACGAGCAGGAATTGCGGCAGCTTCAGGTCGAGCTGGTTCGATTGCAGCGGTGGGTGCAGGAGAGCGGGCAGCGGATTGCGATTCTGGTCGAAGGCCGCGATGCGGCAGGGAAGGGCGGTACGATCCGCCGCTTTACTGAACATCTGAATCCTCGCGCCATGCGAGTCGTCGCGCTCCCCAAGCCGTCGGATGAAGAGCGTGGCCAGTGGTATTTCCAGCGCTATATCCGGCAATTGCCGAACAAAGGCGAGATCGTCTTCTTCGACCGCAGTTGGTACAACCGCGCCGTCGTCGAACCGGTGATGGGGTTTTGCAGCAAGAAGGATCATCAACGCTTTCTGCAGCAGGTCACCGAGTTCGAACATATGCTCTACGAAGACGGGGTGACCATCATCAAGTTCTGGTTCTCCATCTCCAAGGATGAGCAGGCCAAACGTTTTGAGGCGCGTCGACAGAATCCCCTCAAGCAGTGGAAGCTGAGTCCGGTCGATGAGAAAGCGCAAGAGCTCTGGGATTCCTACACGCGCTATAAAGAGGAAATGTTCAGCAAGACGCACGCGACCTTCAGCCCCTGGATCATTGTGAAGGCGAATGACAAGCAGTCTGCGCGGTTGGAGAGCCTGCGGTATGTGTTGAATCTTCTGCCCTACAAGGGCAAGGAAGAGACCCAGATTCGCCTGACACCGGATCCCAATATCATCACGCGCTTCCATCGCAAGATGGTGGAGCTCGATTTGTGAGGAGTAGGATGACGACGATGACAATCACACGTGTGCTGGCGGCTGTTCTAGTTTGCGGTGTCGTGAGTGCGTCGGCCTTGTCGGCAGCTGAGCGACCCATGATGCAGCCGCGCGTGCCGGCTGACAAGCTGGCGGAAGCGCGCGCATTGGCGAGTCCGTTGCCGAATTCCGCCGAGATCGTCGAGAAGGGCAAGGCGCTCTACAACGGCAAAGGCACGTGCTTCAATTGCCACGGCAAAGACGGATCGGGCAACGGTATGGCGGCAGTCGGTCTCGATCCCTCGCCGCGTAATTTTCAACACCATGGATTCTGGCGGCATCGGACGGAAGGCGAGATTTACTGGGTCATCAAGCACGGCTCGCCCGGCACGGCTATGATCGGATTCGGCGATCAACTCAGCGATGAGGAGATCTGGTCCCTCATCCAATACGAGCGAAGCTTTGCCGGAGAACATGGGCCAGGCATGATGGGGCACAGAGAAGGCATGGGCTCCGGAATGGGACCCGGCGGAGGGATGGGCGGCATGGGACACCGCGGACCGAAAGACGGGATGGGGTGCCGTGAAACGGAGAGCTGCGAGAAGTAAGAGGAGCTCTCTGGTCGGGCTGGACGATCGTCTGTACCCATGTGCGTCGCGCTGATGTAAGCCCTCGCCCCAATAGTCCGGACTCTCATAGGCCGTCGACTGCGGGCCGGGAGAAGCGGTTATCGCCGACCCCGAAGTCCTGGCCGTGCCTCCCCTCACCGATCTCGAATCTGTCAGCCCAATCCAGCAGGATAACCACTTCATCGGCATGCCTGCACCTCTTCTCGTGCGGCCTCCGGTTATTAAATTACCGCTCTTCGTAAATGGGGTATCTTGCGCCATCGATAGCCTCGCGTCTGGGGCAATAATCTGCACGCCATTGCATAACGCCTCTCTCTCTCTCTCTCTCTCTCTCATAACCAGCTCAATCAAGTAGTTGGGTCCTGGTGCTATTCTGTGAAGCCTACGCACAGAGAGAGGTATGACTCTTGCGCTCATTGAAAATTGTCAGCCTATCGAGTGATTGTGCAGGCGATGTGCGAATCCTATTCAGTCTCGAAGACTCACATGAATAGGCAGGGCATTTGAGAGGATTCAAGAGTGCCCGTTTCTTCATTCACCAATACCAAGGAGGGGTTCATGTCTACGTTATCCAGACCGGGCGTTCCTGTCGGAGGCTTCAAGACAGTGGGGCAGGTGCATGCGACGAACGATCTCGTATTTGGCCGGACACACAATGCGATGGGTGTGGCGGTGGAACTGCTGACAACGCATACACCGGGTGCGCCGGTTGTCGATGATGCGGGACAATTTATCGGCTTCGTGAGCGAGTTCGACATTTTGCGCGCGCTGAGCGCGGAGAAGGATCTGAATCAACTTACAGCCGGAGACGTCATGGGGAAGGATCGAATTGCTGTGACCGATGAGACGAGCATCGAAGACGCCCTCAAGCTGATGGATGAGAAGCGGCTGCTGAACCTTCCGGTTCAACGCAATGGAAAGGTGACCCATTCGATCACCCGCCACGACATTCTGCGGGCATGGATCGGATTGGGCGTCGATATCGAGAATCCGGCAATGTAATCGCGCGACCGGCGTGCGCGTGGCGGCACCGCAGTCGATGGGCTGCGGCGCCGCCGGGTGTGGAGTGGTCGGCCAAGGAGGGCATGATGAATTTGTTCACAGGAATCGGTTCCGCCGTGATAACCGGACTCGTCCTAGGAGGCTGTTCTTCCTATCACACGGGCAAGCTGAGCGCTCCGCTGCACGCGAACGCGGTCATTGCAGGGCCGGGGATCACGGGGGAGGCGCGGCTCTACCAGGAGTATGAAGGCCGTGTGCGGATCAAGCTCAATCTGCAGGGGACGGCAGACAGCAAGCTGACGTCGGGGTTGCATGCCATCCATATTCATGAAACCGGAAACTGCGAGCCATTCTCGGCTGCGAAGGGGCACTTCGACGGCAACAGCGATTCGCAAGTCAATCCCGAGGCGAATGTCAGCCCCGGCCTCGGCAATCATCCGTATCACCTCGGAGATCTCCAGAATCTCTCCGTCGATGAGAATCGAAACGGGTCGCTCTATACCATCACGAGCCGCGTGACGCTGTCGGACGGATTGAATTCGTTGTTCGACAAGGACGGGAGCGCTTTCATCATCCATGAGTTGCAGGATAAGTATCTGCCCGACCCGCCGACCAAAGATGCGCCGGGCGGTCCGCGGATTGCCTGCGGCATCATCGTAAAACGGTAATGCCTGGGGTATGGAGGACCTGAGATGGATCAGCATTGCTCGCGCGTGAACGGACGAGTCGCGGTGGTCATCGGTTTCGTACTCTCGATGACGGCGGGGCTGGTTCTGGCCCAGTCCCGAATAGGGCTTGCGGCTGATCCCGGAGAGCAGATCGTGAAGTCGCTGTGCGTGCAATGTCATCGGATTGAAGGGAAGCCCGCCCCGCGCAAAACGAAGAAAGCGCCCGATCTCATCTGGGCCGGGAACAAATATCAGCGAGACTGGCTGGAAGGGTGGCTCCGGAATCCCGACTTCAAACATTACCCCGTCGGCTACGACTTTCGCCCGGAGCGCAAGAAGCGGCACCTGGCCTTGCCTGCCGATCAAGCGAAGGCGGTGGCGGGGTTTCTTGCGAAGCGGAAGGACGCTCGCATCACCGAAGGTGTGATGAAACCGAGCACGCCGGAACAGTTGGAGCGAGGCCAGAAGTTGTATCGGGAGCATGGCTGCCAGAACTGCCACTTCACGCCGGCGAAGACGGCAAAAGGGTATGCGGGAGGGACGGCAAGCACATCCTTTATCAAGATCAATGAACGTTTGTATGCGGATTGGGTGTACCGCTTCAATCAGAATCCGAACGACTTCGAGCCGGAGAGCGGCGCCTATATCCCGAAGCCGCCGCTGCCGGACGAAGATATCTATGCAATCACGGCGTACATGATGACGCTCAAGTAAAGAGATGGAGCGTCGCGGCTGAAGCATGTATGGCGACATGAACAGGGCGCTTTACGCGACGCGGGAGGACGACAATGCGGCTGACAAGTGTGTTGAGTTTGTGTGTATGCA includes the following:
- a CDS encoding DsrE family protein, whose protein sequence is MATFIISGSRGTDDPTMATLPFVAAKAAKEQGHDVVLWLWNEAVTLGRKGTADHVHGVNLTPLKDLLAGVQAANIPIWVCGACAVARQIGGADLVAGASIKGMPDYIKAVAERDRSVVF
- the ppk2 gene encoding polyphosphate kinase 2, whose protein sequence is MAGEDESAGKSENRKVSRADRDAEAIAGNDGELLADELEAIPTAIPQQGDGYRQAQSKAVDQVAYAIGVAGHALTDDDLIRINTRRGLLTLLKRKEVDLEEVRKTLLYEQELRQLQVELVRLQRWVQESGQRIAILVEGRDAAGKGGTIRRFTEHLNPRAMRVVALPKPSDEERGQWYFQRYIRQLPNKGEIVFFDRSWYNRAVVEPVMGFCSKKDHQRFLQQVTEFEHMLYEDGVTIIKFWFSISKDEQAKRFEARRQNPLKQWKLSPVDEKAQELWDSYTRYKEEMFSKTHATFSPWIIVKANDKQSARLESLRYVLNLLPYKGKEETQIRLTPDPNIITRFHRKMVELDL
- a CDS encoding c-type cytochrome; translation: MTTMTITRVLAAVLVCGVVSASALSAAERPMMQPRVPADKLAEARALASPLPNSAEIVEKGKALYNGKGTCFNCHGKDGSGNGMAAVGLDPSPRNFQHHGFWRHRTEGEIYWVIKHGSPGTAMIGFGDQLSDEEIWSLIQYERSFAGEHGPGMMGHREGMGSGMGPGGGMGGMGHRGPKDGMGCRETESCEK
- a CDS encoding CBS domain-containing protein, which translates into the protein MSTLSRPGVPVGGFKTVGQVHATNDLVFGRTHNAMGVAVELLTTHTPGAPVVDDAGQFIGFVSEFDILRALSAEKDLNQLTAGDVMGKDRIAVTDETSIEDALKLMDEKRLLNLPVQRNGKVTHSITRHDILRAWIGLGVDIENPAM
- a CDS encoding superoxide dismutase family protein; translated protein: MMNLFTGIGSAVITGLVLGGCSSYHTGKLSAPLHANAVIAGPGITGEARLYQEYEGRVRIKLNLQGTADSKLTSGLHAIHIHETGNCEPFSAAKGHFDGNSDSQVNPEANVSPGLGNHPYHLGDLQNLSVDENRNGSLYTITSRVTLSDGLNSLFDKDGSAFIIHELQDKYLPDPPTKDAPGGPRIACGIIVKR
- a CDS encoding c-type cytochrome, which codes for MDQHCSRVNGRVAVVIGFVLSMTAGLVLAQSRIGLAADPGEQIVKSLCVQCHRIEGKPAPRKTKKAPDLIWAGNKYQRDWLEGWLRNPDFKHYPVGYDFRPERKKRHLALPADQAKAVAGFLAKRKDARITEGVMKPSTPEQLERGQKLYREHGCQNCHFTPAKTAKGYAGGTASTSFIKINERLYADWVYRFNQNPNDFEPESGAYIPKPPLPDEDIYAITAYMMTLK